A section of the Oncorhynchus tshawytscha isolate Ot180627B linkage group LG09, Otsh_v2.0, whole genome shotgun sequence genome encodes:
- the LOC112257774 gene encoding guanine nucleotide-binding protein G(I)/G(S)/G(T) subunit beta-2: MSELEQLRQEAEQLRNQIRDARKACGDSTLTQITSGLDPVGRIQMRTRRTLRGHLAKIYAMHWGTDSRLLVSASQDGKLIIWDSYTTNKMHAIPLRSSWVMTCAYAPSGNYVACGGLDNICSIYCLKTREGNVRVSRELPGHTGYLSCCRFIDDNQIITSSGDTTCALWDIETSQQTTVFSGHSGDVMSLSLSPDFRTFVSGACDASIKLWDIRDSMCRQTFTGHESDINAVCFFPNGSAFATGSDDATCRLFDLRADQELSLYSHDNIICGITSVAFSRSGRLLLAGYDDFNCNIWDAMKGDRAGVLAGHDNRVSCLGVTDDGMAVATGSWDSFLKIWN; the protein is encoded by the exons ATGAGCGAGCTGGAGCAGCTGCGTCAGGAGGCGGAGCAACTTAGGAACCAGATAAGA gATGCCAGGAAAGCATGTGGGGACTCAACCCTGACACAG ATAACGTCAGGTCTGGATCCCGTGGGGAGGATTCAGATGCGGACGAGGCGCACTCTCCGTGGCCACCTGGCTAAGATCTATGCCATGCACTGGGGCACAGACTCTAG GCTCCTGGTCAGCGCCTCTCAAGATGGAAAACTGATCATCTGGGACAGCTACACCACTAACAAG ATGCATGCTATCCCCCTGCGCTCCTCCTGGGTGATGACCTGTGCGTATGCCCCCTCTGGTAACTACGTGGCCTGTGGAGGTCTGGACAACATCTGTTCCATCTATTGCTTGAAGACCCGCGAGGGCAACGTCAGGGTCAGCAGGGAATTACCCGGACACACAG GTTACCTGTCCTGTTGCCGTTTCATCGATGACAACCAAATCATCACAAGCTCAGGAGACACTACCTG TGCACTGTGGGACATCGAGACAAGCCAGCAGACCACGGTGTTTTCTGGCCACAGCGGTGACGTCATGAGCCTGTCCCTGTCTCCAGACTTCCGCACCTTTGTGTCCGGAGCCTGTGACGCCTCCATTAAGCTGTGGGACATCAGGGACAGCATGTGCCGACAGACGTTCACGGGCCATGAGTCTGATATCAACGCAGTCTGT ttCTTTCCCAACGGCAGCGCCTTTGCCACCGGCTCCGACGACGCCACCTGCAGGCTGTTTGACCTGCGCGCCGACCAGGAGCTCAGCCTGTACTCTCACGACAACATCATCTGTGGCATCACCTCCGTGGCCTTCTCCCGCTCCGGACGGCTGCTGCTGGCCGGCTACGACGACTTCAACTGCAACATCTGGGATGCCATGAAGGGAGATCGAGCAG GAGTGTTAGCCGGCCATGACAATCGCGTGAGCTGTCTAGGTGTGACTGATGATGGCATGGCGGTGGCCACTGGGTCCTGGGACAGCTTCCTCAAGATCTGGAACTGA